Proteins from a single region of Haloarcula laminariae:
- the brxL gene encoding protease Lon-related BREX system protein BrxL — MTTEDVDQKALDVFPGRVVRKDLVQDIKSGVNVPTYVLEYLVGQYCATDDEGSIEEGLDKVKEILSKHYVRPDEAEFVKSEIRERGRYRVIDKVTVKLDEQQDAYIGSFVNLGLNDVEISEHLVSKHPKLLGGGVWAIIDLEYLPDNANGPKSLFGIDSFKPIQVSNLDLDQLKDRRREFTRDEWMDLLLQSVGYDPTAFSDREKLLFLARCIPLVESNYNYVELGPRGTGKSYLYREISPHSILISGGKTTVAKLFLNLNTGRIGLVGRWDVVAFDEVGGLRFTDSEAVQMLKDYMESGSFSRGTEELTAQASMVYVGNIDLDVEGVLKSSHLFQPFPEEMQDLALIDRFHYYLPGWEVPKMRSEFFGDQFGFIVDYFAEFVRELRKESYGDAINEEFAFGDHLNQRDEKAVRKTVSGLLKMLHPHGEYTKDELREYLEFAMEGRRRVKEQLKRMGGMEYRAVEFSYLDLETREEIYVSVPEEADETLIPPGTQKAGTVYTIGESEGRHAPFRIETQALPGSGKTNISGTPGSKMKDSFETACDYLQANMRELRRDETLDDYDINMQVLNPSDASEGGETSVGILVGIVSGILDRPVRSQVVVLGAMSLMGELVSVSSLVDKLQLAADSGAKKVLLPAKNKDDFAKIPDELLDQLELIFYTNPLDAASKAIDLE; from the coding sequence ATGACAACTGAGGACGTCGACCAGAAAGCCCTCGACGTCTTTCCCGGGCGCGTGGTCCGGAAGGACCTCGTTCAGGACATCAAATCCGGCGTCAATGTCCCGACCTATGTTCTCGAATATCTCGTCGGCCAGTACTGCGCGACCGATGATGAGGGGTCTATAGAAGAGGGTCTCGACAAGGTCAAAGAGATCCTCTCAAAACACTACGTTCGCCCTGATGAAGCCGAATTCGTTAAGAGCGAAATCCGCGAGCGAGGGCGCTACCGTGTCATCGATAAGGTCACCGTCAAACTCGACGAACAGCAGGACGCGTACATCGGCTCGTTCGTCAACCTCGGACTCAATGACGTCGAAATCAGCGAGCACCTCGTCAGCAAACACCCGAAGCTCCTCGGTGGCGGTGTGTGGGCAATCATCGACTTAGAGTACCTCCCTGACAACGCTAACGGCCCGAAAAGCCTCTTCGGCATTGATTCGTTCAAACCAATCCAGGTATCCAACCTCGACTTAGACCAACTCAAAGACCGTCGGCGAGAGTTCACGCGCGACGAATGGATGGATCTGCTCCTCCAGAGCGTCGGCTACGACCCGACCGCGTTCAGTGACCGGGAAAAGCTGCTGTTCCTCGCCCGTTGTATCCCGCTTGTCGAATCCAATTATAACTACGTCGAGCTCGGGCCCCGTGGCACCGGGAAAAGCTACCTCTACCGCGAGATCAGCCCTCACTCAATACTCATCTCCGGCGGAAAGACGACTGTCGCAAAGCTCTTTCTCAACCTCAATACTGGACGAATCGGCTTGGTCGGGCGATGGGACGTTGTCGCTTTCGACGAAGTCGGGGGTCTTCGCTTCACTGACTCCGAGGCTGTCCAGATGCTCAAAGACTACATGGAGAGCGGGAGCTTCTCACGCGGTACCGAAGAGCTGACCGCGCAAGCATCGATGGTCTACGTCGGCAACATCGACCTTGACGTCGAAGGCGTTCTCAAGAGTTCCCATCTCTTTCAACCCTTCCCCGAAGAGATGCAAGACCTCGCACTCATCGACCGATTCCACTACTACCTTCCGGGGTGGGAAGTGCCGAAGATGCGTTCCGAATTCTTCGGCGACCAGTTCGGCTTCATCGTCGACTACTTCGCCGAATTCGTCCGAGAACTCCGAAAAGAATCCTATGGTGATGCCATCAACGAAGAATTCGCCTTCGGGGACCATCTCAACCAGCGCGACGAAAAGGCAGTCAGGAAAACCGTCTCAGGCCTCCTGAAGATGCTTCACCCCCATGGCGAGTACACCAAAGACGAACTCCGAGAATACCTCGAATTTGCAATGGAGGGGCGTCGGCGCGTCAAAGAACAGCTCAAACGCATGGGCGGGATGGAGTATCGAGCTGTCGAGTTCTCGTACTTGGACTTAGAAACCAGAGAAGAGATCTACGTCAGTGTACCCGAGGAAGCTGACGAGACGCTGATCCCGCCTGGAACACAGAAAGCAGGAACGGTGTACACTATTGGAGAAAGCGAAGGACGTCACGCGCCCTTCCGCATAGAGACACAAGCCCTTCCCGGCTCTGGAAAAACGAACATCTCCGGGACTCCTGGAAGTAAGATGAAAGACTCGTTCGAGACCGCGTGTGATTATCTCCAAGCGAATATGCGCGAACTCCGGCGCGACGAGACACTCGATGACTACGACATCAACATGCAGGTCCTCAATCCATCTGACGCCAGCGAAGGTGGCGAGACTAGTGTGGGCATTCTCGTGGGCATCGTTTCAGGTATCCTTGATAGACCAGTCCGATCACAAGTTGTCGTCTTAGGCGCAATGAGTCTCATGGGTGAACTCGTCTCCGTAAGCTCACTCGTCGATAAACTACAGTTAGCAGCAGATTCTGGTGCTAAGAAGGTACTTCTTCCTGCGAAAAATAAAGACGACTTCGCCAAGATACCTGATGAGCTTCTCGACCAACTCGAACTTATCTTCTACACGAATCCGCTGGATGCAGCGAGCAAAGCTATCGATTTAGAATGA
- a CDS encoding PglZ domain-containing protein encodes MGDLADSIITELRQKFDRHPVWVWYDSQEKYKGVLDEVEAELDDITLARYDGSYLKLKKRLRDEDPNYGQNWLFYIPESRNDAEWFRDVHSLGKQYRVDRDIEGTPATQFLVEHEDEIPDAYEDWGENAKNRRMAFFCVLFETAGPDPDHWLRSYLAAPELYREQIEDNAMDDAWDAHLREEYGIDAGLDPKEIATQLLFGEVANRAPTSRYDELAADDTTAAAKFCDEWQKYAPTEFIRLAQTIEEDYDLAAAVVDSGRAHWDATAFKGIDRGLIRLVMERLAEGTYVDLPDIANDLHQTVKRREDSFWSQEDLVDWSVPILAIETLRQIGAIDADNAKTLSSEDLATEYTDSDGWWQIDAAYRSYIQATLQTTEPYPQETVVKDRVAKHYMSFLQSVNRPLAETLGDNPTLGTPQTSFYEEFADLDDGTAIIICDGLRYELAESIKQNLEHRTDFEQSLDAVSAALPSITEVGMAAHLPGELGLSLDDDDLVVTSGGEEMSGKSDRVDRLSAAGFEVVDMDEVNSTPLEELSESDPVPRVIYSGTIDKLGESLDAETAFSQVASHVDDVERTVQRLKQAGYTKFVITSDHGFLFTDRLTDELKVESPDLANIVKRRFAAIDSGTALVDTDEYIQVDSDGLAELGITAPDLKLLFPRSVACFKAQGGNMQYFHGGISLQELLVPCLTVTTGELEESATINYDVTVPDPITNSIISVEVEAKSEQVSFDKSPTLEIRANIDGEQVADPSTIEINPGTNSTRIRLKQGAISGENTVQFEVIDLDTRETISKETVALDLLFGDDDMGFDV; translated from the coding sequence ATGGGAGATCTCGCGGATAGCATTATCACGGAACTTCGACAGAAGTTCGACCGGCATCCTGTGTGGGTCTGGTATGATTCACAAGAGAAGTACAAAGGTGTCCTCGACGAGGTCGAAGCCGAACTTGACGATATCACTCTCGCACGGTATGACGGAAGTTACCTGAAGCTGAAGAAGCGACTCCGGGATGAGGACCCGAACTACGGCCAGAACTGGCTTTTCTACATCCCCGAATCCCGCAACGATGCAGAATGGTTCCGTGACGTCCACTCACTCGGGAAGCAGTACCGCGTCGACCGAGATATCGAGGGTACACCAGCGACACAGTTCCTCGTTGAGCACGAGGACGAAATCCCCGACGCGTATGAGGATTGGGGAGAGAACGCAAAGAATCGTCGTATGGCCTTCTTCTGTGTGCTCTTCGAAACAGCCGGACCAGATCCCGACCACTGGCTCCGCTCCTATCTCGCCGCGCCTGAACTGTACCGCGAGCAAATCGAAGACAACGCGATGGACGATGCGTGGGATGCTCACCTCCGAGAGGAGTACGGTATCGACGCTGGACTCGACCCCAAAGAGATAGCCACGCAACTCCTCTTCGGCGAGGTTGCCAACCGCGCGCCCACAAGCCGGTATGATGAACTCGCCGCCGACGATACTACCGCTGCGGCGAAATTCTGTGACGAGTGGCAAAAGTACGCCCCGACGGAGTTCATCCGCCTCGCACAAACCATCGAAGAGGACTATGACCTCGCAGCGGCTGTCGTCGACTCTGGCCGAGCACATTGGGATGCGACTGCGTTCAAGGGTATCGATAGGGGCCTCATCCGGCTCGTGATGGAGCGCCTTGCCGAAGGAACCTACGTCGATCTCCCGGACATCGCAAACGACCTCCACCAGACAGTCAAACGTCGTGAGGATAGCTTCTGGAGTCAGGAGGATCTCGTCGACTGGTCCGTCCCCATCCTCGCTATCGAAACGCTCAGGCAAATCGGGGCTATCGATGCCGACAACGCGAAGACGCTCTCCTCTGAGGACCTGGCTACCGAGTATACTGACAGCGACGGCTGGTGGCAAATCGACGCTGCGTACCGAAGCTACATCCAGGCGACGCTCCAAACCACCGAGCCGTATCCACAGGAAACCGTCGTGAAAGACCGGGTCGCCAAACACTACATGTCCTTCCTCCAGAGCGTGAACCGACCACTCGCCGAAACACTCGGCGACAATCCCACGCTCGGTACTCCACAAACGTCCTTCTACGAGGAATTTGCGGACCTTGATGACGGCACTGCAATCATCATCTGCGACGGCCTGCGGTACGAACTGGCGGAATCAATCAAGCAGAACCTGGAGCACCGAACTGACTTCGAGCAAAGTCTCGACGCTGTCAGCGCTGCGCTGCCGTCGATCACAGAGGTCGGCATGGCTGCCCACCTCCCCGGCGAACTCGGGCTCTCACTCGACGATGATGACTTGGTAGTGACCAGTGGTGGCGAGGAGATGAGCGGGAAATCTGACCGCGTTGACCGTCTCAGTGCTGCCGGCTTCGAGGTCGTCGACATGGACGAGGTAAACAGTACCCCGCTTGAGGAGCTGTCCGAGTCGGATCCCGTTCCACGGGTAATCTACTCTGGAACGATCGACAAGCTTGGCGAGAGTCTCGATGCCGAGACAGCGTTCAGTCAAGTCGCATCGCACGTCGACGACGTCGAACGCACCGTGCAGCGGTTGAAACAAGCTGGCTACACGAAGTTCGTCATCACGAGTGACCACGGTTTCCTGTTCACCGACAGACTGACTGACGAACTGAAAGTCGAATCACCGGACCTCGCTAACATCGTGAAACGCCGATTCGCTGCAATCGACAGCGGTACCGCACTCGTGGATACTGACGAGTATATCCAGGTAGATTCAGACGGTCTCGCAGAACTCGGCATCACTGCGCCGGATCTCAAACTCCTGTTCCCACGCAGCGTCGCGTGTTTCAAAGCCCAAGGCGGGAACATGCAGTACTTCCACGGCGGGATATCGCTACAAGAGCTGCTGGTACCGTGCCTGACGGTAACGACAGGGGAGCTGGAAGAGAGTGCCACAATCAACTACGATGTTACAGTTCCTGATCCGATTACGAACTCCATCATCAGCGTCGAGGTTGAAGCCAAAAGCGAACAAGTCTCGTTCGACAAATCCCCGACGTTAGAAATCCGTGCCAATATTGACGGTGAGCAAGTCGCAGACCCCTCTACGATAGAAATAAATCCGGGAACAAACAGCACTCGTATCAGGCTCAAACAGGGCGCGATTTCGGGCGAAAACACCGTTCAGTTCGAGGTAATTGACTTGGACACGCGAGAAACAATATCCAAAGAAACAGTCGCCCTTGACCTCCTCTTCGGTGACGACGATATGGGATTCGACGTATAG